The nucleotide sequence GTACCCCTTCACCGCAGCGACCATGGCCAGACCGATGCCGGTGTTTCCCGAGGTCGGTTCGATGATCTCGCCGCCTGGCTCGAGTGAGCCGTCGGCCTCGGCGGTCTCGATCATGGCCAGGCCGATGCGGTCCTTGATGGACCCGCCCGGATTGGCCCGCTCGAGCTTGAGCCACACTTCGACCCGGTCTCCGAACAGGCGGCTGAGTCGGACGTGCGGAGTGTTACCGATGGTGTCGAGGATGCTGTCGGCCTTCATGGCTCTCCAATTGTCGGGGACGGTGTGTGGTCACCGCCGCAGATGGGCTTTCTCAGAGATGAAATTCCAGGGCGGGGTCGGTTGATTCCGTGGACGCGGATCCGTTCGGGGTCCGGCGCCGGTCGATTGCTGCGCTGGTGGAGATGAACGAGCCCGGTGGGACGCTGCGGGTGAGCCACACATTGCCACCGATGCGGGCGCCGGCTCCGATGACGGTGTCACCGCCCAGGATGGTAGCTCCGGAGTAGATGATCACATCGTCCTGGACGGTGGGGTGGCGTTTGGACTGCATCGCCTTCTGGACTACCAGCGCGCCGAGGGTGACGCCTTGGTAGAGCCGCACCCGGTCGCCGATTTCGCATGTCTCACCGATGACGACGCCGGTGCCGTGGTCGATGGCGAAGGCATGTCCGATGCTCGCCCCGGGGTGGATGTCGATGCCGGTGAAGCGATGGGCCAGTTCCCCCAGTACCCGGGGCAGCAGCGGCACCCTGGCGGTCCAGAGCTGGTGAGCCATCCGATGCACTGCGGTCGCGAAGAAGCCCGGGTAGGCGAGGATGACCTCGTCGACTCCCGATGCCGCGGGATCGCCGTCGGCGGTCGCGGCGGCGTCCAGCAGCAGCGTCTCCCGGATTCCTGGCAGCGCAGCGACGAACTCATGACTGACGCGGCGGCGGATGTCCAGGTCGATCGTGGGCAGCGTCAGCGCCTCGTCGAGCAGCTGGAAGAGGGCGGCGGCGTCAGCGTCGACGTCGCCGGCCCGACAGCCGGGTTCCCGCGTGTAGTGCGGAAACAGCAACGCGAGAAAGGCATGGATCAGTTGCTCGGCCACCTTGGGCAACTGTGGCGGAAGGTCGTAGGCGGCGCGCTCGGCCGCCAGCACATCGGTGAAGCCGGCGGGAAGCGCCAGCCTCGGTGAGACCTGGCCCGATGCGTCCATTCGTTGGACGTTACGCGATGTTGCAGCCACGGGTGGAGGGTGTCGACCCGGGGGCCGGAGTCGACACCGATCCGGTCGTTCTGCTCGGATGTTGGTGGATTCGTGCGTCGCCGCAGTGGGAACCGCTCCCGCATGGCAAATTATCGAGTTCGCCCGAGCAAGCCCGTTGCCGTCATGGGGGCGGTGTTCGGGGTCGCGATCATGATATTCGGGATCTTCGGCGTCGGTCACAAGGCAGGCGGATTCCTCTTTCTCTGGATTGCAGCCTGCGTCGCGATCATCGGGTTCAATCTCTGGGCTGCGTTTTCGCGCAACGGCAGCGTGCAGACCATCTCCAGCTCGGACGACGGGCCACCCACCCGTCTCGGTCAGCGGGTGGAGAAGGACTGAGTCGCGGTCCGCGTCGCGGCAGCGACGGCAGCGCCAGTCACTCGGAGCACCTGGACCGACTGCCAGGTCGGGAATCATCCTGCAGTGCAATGAGCATTGGCCGGAAGAGTAGATCCGCAGCAACAAGTAGCCCAACGCTGCAACAAAAGGCACAGTTCGCGTCATTGAGGTCAAGACACCTGGGTGATCGCGAAAGGGGAGCGGATGGGATTCGACGAATTCGTCGAGACGCACCATGGCAGGCCCGGCCTGCTTCTACCGCACCGGCCGATGGCACCAGGTCACCGGCGGCATCACGTTCACCGACCAGGTCAGCGCCGTCATGTTCTGCTATCGGATCGCCGATCGACGCGACGCAGCCGGCCCTAGCGTCCTGACCGGACTGGTCGGGGACCTCACAATGACGGTCACCCAGCACACACTGACCCTTCAGAACGCGCACACCGACGCCAATTTCACCGACGCCGGCGTCACGACCGACGGCCCCGCCTCCAGCAACACCCCGAAGTCCACCCGTTGAGACCGGGAGCGAACCTCGAGGTTCAGGGTACCTGGCAGGCAGTAGCCGACCACCGCAGTACTCCCTCCCGCTCGAAAGATCGACCTTCCGCCCGACCATCCAGGCGCGCCAGGCAGCTCGACGGCTTT is from Nakamurella sp. PAMC28650 and encodes:
- the epsC gene encoding serine O-acetyltransferase EpsC: MDASGQVSPRLALPAGFTDVLAAERAAYDLPPQLPKVAEQLIHAFLALLFPHYTREPGCRAGDVDADAAALFQLLDEALTLPTIDLDIRRRVSHEFVAALPGIRETLLLDAAATADGDPAASGVDEVILAYPGFFATAVHRMAHQLWTARVPLLPRVLGELAHRFTGIDIHPGASIGHAFAIDHGTGVVIGETCEIGDRVRLYQGVTLGALVVQKAMQSKRHPTVQDDVIIYSGATILGGDTVIGAGARIGGNVWLTRSVPPGSFISTSAAIDRRRTPNGSASTESTDPALEFHL